GATGATTTCGCTCTACGGTACCGGTCGCAGCGCCGACGCGCCCGGCTACCGCGTTGGCGGGAAGACCGGATCGGCTGAAAAAGTCATCAATGGCCGCTACAGCAAAACCAAGATAATCTCGACCTTCGCCGCCGCCTTCCCGATGGACAATCCGCGCTATGTGATCGTCGCCATGATCGACGAGCCGCGCGGCACCGTAGCAAGCTCGTTCCAGCGGACCGCCGCATTCAATGCAGCTCCCGTCGTCGGACGGCTTGTCCCGCGCATCGGACCGATGCTGGGCGTGCGTCCCGACGCCAATCGCGACGTCGATATCTCCGATCTTCGGTATCTGGTGGAGAAGAAAGACAAGCAATGAAGCTTGCCAAGCTGATCGAACAGGCCGGGATAGGGGGCATCGAGGCTGGGGACGTGACCGTCACCGGCTTTGCCATCGATCATCGCAAGATCGCGCCGGGCAATGTGTTCGGCGCGTTTCAGGGTGCGCAGTTCAACGCGGAAGATTTCATCCCGGCCGCAATCGAAGCGGGGGCTGTGGCGGTCGTTGCCCGTCACGAGGCGAAGGTCGAGGGCGCGCTCCACATCGCCGACGAAAATCCGCGCCGCACCTTTGCGCGGCTGGCGGCGCAATTCTTCACGCCTGTGCCCAAGACGATCGTTGCGGTCACCGGCACCAACGGCAAGACATCGACCGTCGAGATGACGCGTCAAATCTGGCGCATGTGCGGCGAACGCGCGGCGAGCATCGGGACGCTGGGCGTCACCACGCCTGACGAAAGCGTCTCCACCGGCCTCACCACACCGGATATCGTCACGTTCCTGTCGAACATGAGCGGGCTTGCGCGCGAAGGCGTGACCCATGTTGCCTATGAGGCGTCGAGCCACGGCCTGTCGCAATATCGCAACGAGGGCCTGCCGGTCACCGCCTGCGCGTTCACCAATTTCAGCCGCGACCATCTCGATTACCACGGGACGATGGAGGACTATTTCGCGGCCAAGATGCGCCTGTTCGACGAAGTGGTCGAACCGGGTGCGCCAGCCATCATCTATTGCGGCGGGGAAAATAGCGAGTGGACCCGCCGCGCCATCGAGCACGCCCAAGGATTCTCTGGGTCCCGTCAATTGCGCGTGCTCACAGTGGGCGAGCGAGGTGATTTCCTCCGCCTCGCCGCCCGCGAGGCGACACAGCTGGGCCAAGTTCTGACGATTGAACACGAGGGAGAGTGCGCGACGGTGAAGCTGCCGCTGATCGGCGAATATCAGGCCGCCAATGCGCTGGTCGCAGCCGGGCTGGCGCTTGTGACGGGGGCGGAAAGGTCGCAGGTGTTTGACGCCGTCGCTCGGCTGCAACCGGTTCGTGGGCGGCTCGAACGCGCGGTTATCTCGGCGAGCGGAGCGCCGGTTTATGTCGACTACGCTCACACGCCAGACGCACTCGAAGCGGCGATCATCGCGCTTCGACCGCATGTCGACGAGGCACGGGGCGGCAAGCTCACAGTCGTTTTCGGCGCGGGCGGAGATCGTGATATCGGCAAGCGTAAAACGATGGGCGAGGTCGCCTCGCGTGTTGCCGATCGGGTGATCGTCACAGACGACAATCCGCGCGGGGAAGATCCCGCCGCGATCCGCGCCGATGTGTTATCGGGCGCTGGAGACAATGCGGTCGAGACCGGTGACCGCCGGGAAGCCATCGCCGCCGCCATCCGGCAGGCGGGCGCACATGATATCATCCTCATCGCAGGCAAGGGCCACGAAGAAGGCCAGATAATTGGGTCGGGAGAAAACATGCGGGTATTGCCGTTCAACGACGTGACAGTGGCGCGCGAATGCGCAGCGGAGATCAAGGCATGAACGCCGCTCATGCCCTCCTTCGCGCATGGCCCGCCGATCCGCGCGACGATCTGCCGATTGCCCTGTGGGATAGTGCAGCCATCGAGGCAGCGACCGGCGGCACCGCGAGCCACGCATTCCAGGCGTCGGGCGTCGAAATGGACTCTCGCGATGTCCGTCCCGGAGATGTCTTTGTCGCATTGAAGGGCGAGGCGATGGACGGGCACAAGTTCGTGTCCGCTGCTTTCACCAAGGGCGCGGTCGCAGCAATTGTGGACCGCCCCGTCGATTTCCCGCACGTGCTCGTCGAGGACACGACCAAGGCGTTGCACGATCTCGCACGCGCCGCGCGCGAGCGCTCGCCAGCGGTGCGGATCGCAGTCACGGGCTCGGTCGGCAAGACAGGGGTCAAAGAGGCGATCTTCAACGCGCTAGACCGTGCAAGTCGCGGGGCTGCGCATCGGTCGGTCCGCAGCTACAACAATCATGTCGGTGTCCCGCTCAGCCTCGCACGGCTTCCGGCACGTGCCAAATTCGGCGTGTTCGAAATGGGCATGAACCACGCAGGAGAGATCGCACCGCTTGCCGATCACGTTCGACCCAACGTCGCGCTTATCACCACTATCGCGCCTGCCCACATCGAAAATCTCGGCAGCATGGAAGCGATTGCAGACGAAAAGGCGCAGATTTTCTCCGGTCTTGTTGCTGGCGGTACGGCGGTCATCCCTGCGGACAGCGAGCACACTGCGCGCATGGTTTCGCATGCGGAAAGGCTCGGGGTGCAGGTTGTGACCTTTGGCCGCCATGCTGATGCGGACGTACGGCTGCTCGATGCCATTCCGAGCGCCAATGGCGGATCGCTCGTCACCGCCGATCTCGGCGATACGCGGCTATGTTATTCGGTGGCCGAACCCGGCGACCACTGGATCACCAACTCGCTTGGCGTCATGGCGGCAGTACGAGCAGCAGGCGGCGATCTTGCGGC
The Erythrobacter sp. THAF29 DNA segment above includes these coding regions:
- a CDS encoding UDP-N-acetylmuramoyl-L-alanyl-D-glutamate--2,6-diaminopimelate ligase, encoding MKLAKLIEQAGIGGIEAGDVTVTGFAIDHRKIAPGNVFGAFQGAQFNAEDFIPAAIEAGAVAVVARHEAKVEGALHIADENPRRTFARLAAQFFTPVPKTIVAVTGTNGKTSTVEMTRQIWRMCGERAASIGTLGVTTPDESVSTGLTTPDIVTFLSNMSGLAREGVTHVAYEASSHGLSQYRNEGLPVTACAFTNFSRDHLDYHGTMEDYFAAKMRLFDEVVEPGAPAIIYCGGENSEWTRRAIEHAQGFSGSRQLRVLTVGERGDFLRLAAREATQLGQVLTIEHEGECATVKLPLIGEYQAANALVAAGLALVTGAERSQVFDAVARLQPVRGRLERAVISASGAPVYVDYAHTPDALEAAIIALRPHVDEARGGKLTVVFGAGGDRDIGKRKTMGEVASRVADRVIVTDDNPRGEDPAAIRADVLSGAGDNAVETGDRREAIAAAIRQAGAHDIILIAGKGHEEGQIIGSGENMRVLPFNDVTVARECAAEIKA
- the murF gene encoding UDP-N-acetylmuramoyl-tripeptide--D-alanyl-D-alanine ligase; translated protein: MNAAHALLRAWPADPRDDLPIALWDSAAIEAATGGTASHAFQASGVEMDSRDVRPGDVFVALKGEAMDGHKFVSAAFTKGAVAAIVDRPVDFPHVLVEDTTKALHDLARAARERSPAVRIAVTGSVGKTGVKEAIFNALDRASRGAAHRSVRSYNNHVGVPLSLARLPARAKFGVFEMGMNHAGEIAPLADHVRPNVALITTIAPAHIENLGSMEAIADEKAQIFSGLVAGGTAVIPADSEHTARMVSHAERLGVQVVTFGRHADADVRLLDAIPSANGGSLVTADLGDTRLCYSVAEPGDHWITNSLGVMAAVRAAGGDLAAAGLALAEMGGLKGRGARFDIVVTGGKALLVDESYNANPASMRATLRQLGQTPAHRRIAVLGSMKELGDFGPDFHRQLAKPIVEAKIDHVILVGDEMRALAGELGKQRSNSLGIRPGFAHCEGPDEAIEALEAFGLTHGDAVLVKGSNSVGLGRLVTHFTSAPG